tactgcctatgccaaagtctttgaccatgtggatcacaataaaatgtgggaaattcttctagagatgggaatagcagaccacctgacctgcctcttgagaatcctgtatgcatgtcaggaagcaacagttagaactggacatggtacaacagcctggttccaaataagaaaggagtatgtcaaggctgtatattgtcaccctgcttatttaatttatatgcaaagtacatcatgaaaacgccaggctggaagaagcacaggctggaatcaagattgccaagagaaatatcaataacctcacacatgcagatgacacaaaccttttggcagaaagtgaggaagaactatagaacctcttgatgaaggtgaaagaggagagtgaaaaagttggcttaaagctcaatatttagaAGTGatttggtcacatcacttcatggcaaatagatgggaaaacagtggagacagtggttgactttattttcatgggctccaatcTGAGTGCAGATAGTGATtgtagccattaaattaaaagattgttacactttggaaggaaagttgtgaccaacctagacagcatattgaaaagcagagaaatttctatgtcaacaaacgtccatctagtcaaggctatggtttttccagtggtcatgcatggatgtgagagctggactataaagaaagctgagacccgaagaattgatgcttttgaaccgtggtgctggagaagacacttgagcgttccttggactgcaaggagatccagccagatcctaaaagaagtcagtcctgaatgttcactggaaggactggtgctgaggctgaaactccaatgctttggccacctgatgcaaagagctgactcatttgaaaagaccttgaggctgggaaagtttgagggcaggaagaaaaggggatgataagggatgagatggttggatggcatcaccgactcaatggacatgagtttgtgtggactccacaagttggtgatggacagggagttctGGCGAGCTGCCGTTAATAGGCTCACAAatagttggacgcgactgagcgactgaactgaacagaagttgttgaatatagtttcatatttctttcctttgtttctttttgttttctttggttttgtttttgatgggaagtattttgtttttccttagaaGATATTCCATTCTGAATGTAGTCATAAGCCTGAATTTTAAAGCCACTTAAGTAATGTGTTGTTATATGTAGCTAGTCACCAACTTGATGCAATTAGATTTATTAAACTTTGTTCTCAAtttgttcagttcacttcagtcctTAGTCGTGTCCGTCtgtttgcaacgccatggactgcagcatgccagacttccctatccatcaccaacctctggagctttctcaagctcatgtccatcgagttggtgatgccatccaagcatctcatcctctgtcttccccttttcctcctgctttcagtctttccttacatcagggtcttttccaatgagtcagttcttcccaacaggTGGGCAAataattggagcttcaacttcagcattagtccttccagtgaatattctggactgatttcctttaggatgaacttatttgatttccttgcagtctaagggactctcaagagtcttctctagagggaggagctaagatggcgcaggaataggacagggagaccattttctcccccacaaattcatcaaaagatcatttgaatacTGAGCAAACTCCTCAAAACAAATTCTGATCTCTAGCAGatgacatcagacacccagaaaagcagcccattgtcttcgaaaggaagtaggacaaaatagaaaaagtagaaagagagacaatagagtagGGACGGAGTTCCGTCCTGGGTCAGGAGTCTTAATAGAGgtagtttccaaacaccaggaaaccctctcactggcgggtctggggtaagttttcgaatctcagagggcaacctaactgggaggaaaaataaataaaacccacagattacatgacTAAAAACAATTCCCAGCAGAAAAGCAGCCCAGATGctcacatccaccaccagcaagtgtgGGTTGAGTGGAGAGGAGCAGGTGGCGGCCTTGcctagggtaaggaccaggcctgaaagCCCtaagggcaatctgagggagctaacaagagatagcaacttaaactgtgggatagcaagagagagagaattaacccgAGAAAAGCCCTAAACTTAGGCACTACCCGCCCATTCCTAGAACAAAGGACTGTgtgaataccagagaagagctagccagctgcgggccagcccatcccccactggaggcaggaggcaagagggaggggaaggggcaaactcggccccatttggccctaccaaactgcaaacaggcttccggTCTCTAACCAaaaacttcctgagattctgcatgattgacatccgctgggagggtcacagccagaatcagctccccagaagagacacaaggtgcAACTGACAAGCTGGCCCAGAAAATGAGACTGGGACCGTGGAGGGAATAAGGGgcactgcacccggggagagtgcactCATCATGctctccacaataaaaaggaaccacagactaccagaatacagaaaggccatcctaaacacagcaatctaaataagatgaaaagccagagaaatacccagcagataaaggaacatgaaaaatgcccaccaagccaaacaaaagaagaggagaaggggaatctacctgaaaaatcatttcagataatgataataaaaatgattcaaaatcttgaaaacaaaatagagttatagataaatagcctggaggcAAGGAttgagatgtaagaaatgtttaacaaggagttagtgcaaataaaaaagaatcaattaaaaatgaataatctgATAaaagagatcaaaaacactctggagggaaccaaaagtagaataacaaaggcagaagataggataagtgaggcagaagttaaaatggtggaaataaatgaggcatagaggaaaaaagtaaaaagaattaaaaaaaaaatgaagacaacctcagggacctctgggataATGTGAAACACCCCCAACATTccaatcataggagtcccagaagaagaagacagaaagaaaggccatgagaaaatactcgagataatagctgaaaacttccccaaaatggggaaggaaatagtgacataagtccaagaaacccagagagtcccaaacaggataaacccaaggtgaaacaccccaagacacatattaatcaaattaacaaagatcaaacacaaagaacaaatattaaaagcagcaagggagaaacaacaaataatacacaaggggattcccataaggataacagctgaaccttcaatagaaactcttcaggccagaaggaaaaggcaggacataattaaaataatgaaacagaataacctacaacccagatcactgtacccagcaagatctcattcagatatgaaggagaattcaaaagctttacaggcaagcaaaagttgagagaattcagcaccaacaagccagctcttcaacaaatgctaaaggatcttctctagacaggaaacacagaaaggctgtatgaaggtgaacccaaaacaacaaagcaaatggcaatgggacattcttatcaacaattaccttaaatgtagatgggttgaatgccccaaccaaaagacaaagactggctggatggatacaaaagcacgacccctatatatgttgtctacaagagacctacctcaaaacaagggacacatacaaactgaaattgaagggctggaaaaaacatttcacacaaatggagaccaaaagaaagcaggagtgacaatactcatatcagataaaattgactttaattaaaataaaggctgtgaaaagagacaaagaaggacactacataatgatcaaaggatcaatccaagaagaagttataacagttataaataaatatgcatccaacataggaacaccacaatatgtaagtcaaatgctaacaagaatgaaaggggaaattaacaatagtaCAATATTAGggggagactttaatactccactctcaactatggatagatcaactaaacagaaaattaacaaggaacacaaactttaaatgacacaatggtccagctagacctaattgatatctataggataaTTCACCCCAAAATGATcagtttcacctttttctcaagtgcacacagaagcTTCTCCAGAATACGTCACATCCTGCGCCATAAATCTAACCTtggtaaatacaaaaaaattgaaatattccagtcatcttttctgacaacAATGCAGTAACATTAGacctcaattacagggaaaaaattattaaaaattccaacatacaGAGGccaaataacacgcttctgaataacaaacaaatcaaaggagaaatcaaaaaagaaataaaaatatgcatagaaacaaatgaaaatgaaaacacaacaacccaaaacctacagGACaatgtaaaagcagtgctaagaggaagggTGATAGCAAtataggcttacctcaagaaacacgaaaaagtcaaataaataacctaactctacacctaaagaaattagagaaggaagaaatgaagaccccccagggttagtagaaggaaacaaaacttgaaaattatggcagaaataaatgcaaaagaaataaaagggaccatagcaaaaatcaacaaagctaaaagctggttttttgaaaaggtaaataaaatggacaaaccattagccatcaagaaacaaagggagaagaaacaattcaacaaaattagaaatgaaaatggagagatcacaacagacaacactgaaatacaaagggtcataagagaatactaccggcagctatatgccaataaaatgaacaacttggaagaaatggacaaattcttagaaaagtataattttcaaaacCCGAacgaggaagaaatagaagatcttaacagacccatcacaagcacagaaactgaaactgtaatcagaaatcgaccagcaaacaaaagcccagaaccagatggcttcacagctaaattctaccaaaaatttagaaccgagctaacacctatcttactcaaactcttccagaaagttgcagaagaaggcaaacttccaaactcattctatgaggccaccatcacactAATACCAAAGCCatacaaagatgccacaaaaaagaaaactacaggccaatatcactgatgaacatagaagaAAAATCCTTAAcacaattctagcaaacagaatccaacagcatattaaaaagatcatacatcatgacaaaGTGGGCTTTATTgaaggaatgcaaggattctttaacatcagcaaatcaatcaatgtaataaatcacattaacaaactgaaaggtaAAAcccatgtgattatctcaatagatgcagaaaaaacctttgacaaaattcaacatccatttatgaaaaaaactctccagatagaaggaatagaaagaacatacctcaacataataaaagctctatatgaaaaacacacagcaaacattatcctcaatgatgaaaaactgaaatcacttcccctaaagtcaggaacaagacacgggtgcccactctcaccactactattcaacatagttttggaagtattgaccacagcaatcagagcagaaaaagaagtaaaagtaatgcagataggaaaagaagaaataaaactctcactgtttgcagatgacatgatcctctatatagaaaaccctaaagactctaccagaaaactagagctaatcaatgaatatagtaaagttgcaggatataaaattaacacacagaaatcctttgcattcctatacacaaacaatgagaaaacagaaagagaaattaaggatacagtaccattcaccattgcaactaaaagaataaaatacttaggagtatatctacctaaagaaacaaaagacctatacagagaaaactataaaacactgatgaaaaaaatcaaagaggacacaaacagatggagaaatataccgtgttcatggattggaagaatcaagattgtgaaaatgactatactacccaaagcaacctatagattcaatgcaatccctatcaagctaccaatggtattcttcacagaactagaccaaataattatacaatttgtatggaaatacaaaaaacctcgaatagcccaagcaatcttgagaaagaagaatggaactggaggaatcaacctgcctgatgtCAGGCACTGCTACAAAGCaacagccatcaagacagtatggtactggcacaaagacagaaatatagatcaatggaacagaatagaaagcccagagataaatccacatacctatggacaccttattttcaacaaaggaggcaaggatatacaacggaaaaaagacaaactctttaacaagtggtgctgggagaattggtcaaccacttgtaaaataatgaaactagaacactttctaacaccatacacaaaaataaactcaaaatggattaaagatctaaatgtcagaccagaaactataaaactcctagaggagaacataggcaaaacactctccaacataaatcacagcaggatcctctatgacccagaatattggaaataaaagcaaaaataaacaaatgggacctagtgaaacttagaagcttttgcacaacaaaggaaactataagcaaggtgaaaagacagccttcagattgggagaaaataatagcaaacgaagcaacaaaggattaatctcaaaaatatacaagcaactcctgcagctcaattccagaaaaataaatgacctaatctaaaaatgggccaaaggactaaacagacatgtctccaaagatgGCATACCGattgctaacaaacacatgaaaagatgctcaacatcacttgttatcagagaaatgcaaatcaaaaccacaatgaggtgccattacacgccagtcaggatggctgctatccaaaagtctgcaagcaataaatgctggagagggtgtggagaaaagggaatcctcttacactgttggtgggaatgaaaactagtacagcccttatagagaacagtgtggcaattccttaaaaactggaaatagaaatgccatatgatgcagcaatcccactcctgggcatacacacggaggaaaccagatctgaaagagacttgtgcaccccaatgttcattgcagcactgtttataattgccaggacatggaagcaacctagatgtccatcagcagacgaatggataaggaaaccatggtacatatacactatggaatattacagGGCCATTAAaactaattcatttgaatcagttctaatgagatggatacaactggagcccattatacagagtgaagtaagccagaaagataaacaccaatacagtgtactaacacatatatatggaattgaaaaagatggtaatgataaccctatatgcaaaacagaaaaagagacacagttgtatagaacagacatttggactctgtgagagaaggcaagggtgggatgttctgagagaatagcattgaaacaagtatattatcaagggtgaaacagatcaccagcccaggttggatacatgagacaagtgctcagggctggtgccctgggaagacccagagagatgggatggagagggaggcgggaagggggatcggtaaggggagcacatgtaaatacctggctgattcatgtcaatgtatggcaaaaccactacaatcttgtaaactaattaacctccaactaataaaaataaatggaaaaaaaagtcttctccaaggCCATAGTTCaaagtgcatatatgtgtgtcatTTGTCAGTGATGTCATATTCCCCCTGTTGGGATTTAACCACCAAAACTGAATTTAAACAATATGTAAAAATGAGGATTAAGACACAGTGCCCCACCTACATACACCTGGCGACAGGAGAGGCTCCTGTTGTATTCAAGGGACAGACCTGGATAGATCTCATGCTGAAGAGGCCCTGGGAGTCCTGGATGAGTCATTAAACACCACTGTCTGTACTTTGGCTGCCATGGGtgttttgtcttctttgattGGGAAgacctttcaaaataatttttttgtgtgtttgctttggCAGGCAAAATTTTTCATGGTATAGGCCTTATGGGGGAAATTATAtcagaaatatatacatttatcttCAGCAGTTAAATTTGCTGGTTCGCATGTCCCCGATGATCTTTCTTtataaatagaaaggaaacaaacTTGTGCAGTATGCATTTAGTCTCTTTTTAAATCAACCAACTTGAATTACATTCCTCTCTGTCCCCACTGCACTTCCAGGTCTAGGCTAGAAATAAAAACCTGCAGAGACTGAAGGCTGATTCCAGCACATCGTTGTGGAGATTTCATTCccactgtttttgtttgtttgtttgttttgttttgtttttgggaaaaaaaattagttgctAACGTTAAAATCAGTAGATGGTACACAAATATCCAAATTTCTGATTCACTTGAAACATGGCCAACTGGCCTGCTTTCCAGCATGGTTGAAATGGATGAAAGACTTCTCCCAGGGGTCAGGGTCCAGCATGGCCACCTAGTCCTATTATCATTTCTCTTGCCTCCTGGGTCCATGAGTTTGTGAGAACTAGACTGTGGCTCTCTTAAGATAAAGACTACTTTTGTCTTGATCAACTTTGACTTTGAAGCCTTTAACCCAGAACCCAGCACACATTTCTTCCTTGTATGTTTGTtggatgatataaaatattttgtggatGAATATGACATTTTTTCCAATACTGAAACCCACGCAATTGAAGTACTGCTCTGCCCTAAATATTTGATGCAGACTGACATCACAGATGCCCCTGATCTCTGCCATTTGACCCACTACCTAAGGCTAGTTGTATGTCCCTGGGCTGTCCTTGAAGTCTTCACTTTGCCATTTGACCACTTATCCTCCTAGCAATCTCCTCTCCAAAGAAGCAGCAATGCACATCTCATGAAGTGTCTAGGAAGATGATATGAAACCATGAATGTTCATTATGGCCCCTAATTACCATTTTCCTGATGTTCTTATCAGTTTTCTCTAGAAGTAGGCAAGGTTCTCCATCTCCTTAGATATCCATGCGGATCAGTTAGATTTTCCAGCCAAGTTTCAAGTAAGAGATTACAGTTCAATTGTTTGTGTTCTGAGAAGCTTCAAAGTCCACTTGCTAAGGACACTGATGAAGGTAaagattttatcaaaagctttgtGTTTTTATCAGATCTATTAGTGGCATAAAGGGGAAAACAAGGGTAGGTCAGAGCATATATAACTAGGGGCTCCCGGTCACCACTACATGCTACAAACCCGAACTTCCCTGAGTACTTGGAGCCAGGAAAGAAGCATGAAGTTGATTGTGCTCCTTGGGCTGGTGGCCTTCTCAGCGTGCATAGTCAAGTAAGTATGGGGACTATAAGCTGCATCATCTTCCTGTGTcggatttttcttttcatctgattATTCTTCCACCCATCAGGTTTAGATGGGAATGGACTATTTCCCTGACAGTCTTACCAAGTTCAACCCTTACTTATTGATAAGTACCTTGCTTTAGGAACTGTGGAGCCCAAGGTTTTTGGTGTAGATTtgcatggttgcacaactcttggGGTCCAGTCATGACCTATTGAAAATGCAACTCCTTACAACTGTTCAGTGTACAGTCTATGCAGATGTAGGTGTGGTCCTGTGGAATAGcacttttctacattttatttaacatGTCCTCTTTGTTCCCTGTCTACTTCAGTGTGTATATGactatgtctgcatctctctaTCATTATCATTTTCCTCGCCATCTCTTTGGAATTCTCTGTGAGTGTATTTCtctctgtgttgttttctgtcaatttTTAATGTGACTCAtccttccttcttgagcctcctaATTTCCCTTACTtattccctatctcctggattcTTCTTTCaactccctcttctctttcaactTGGAGAAAGATACACTGTGATATACAGTTTTATATCTGACAAGCATTGTGACCACAGCCAACTCAGTAACCTCTTGCATTTCAAATTGCTCCCTTGTAAAAGAGCATAAGAGTCCCCCTTCTAACTCCCTCCTTGAGGTTCTGTGAGAAGGATACAGTGGGATGGCAACAGTAATATTAATGGCTGTCATTGTTGAGACTTCCTATTTATCAGGTACCTTATATCCAACACTTCACTTATCCCCAAGATATTCTATTTGGAGGGTTTGTATTGCTATATTCCACCATTTTACCGAGGGGGAAACTGAGACACCACATGGTCATGTGGCTTATCCTGGATTGTAGGACAGAACCTTTAATCAAACCTATGTCCTTGCCATGGTATATGCATAAAATTTGATAATAATGTGCCTCataaaaatgattagaaaatacACAGGGCAATTACAACGACAGTTTTACCTGAACACTGACAGCCAATTGtagcttcttctttgttttctttgtcaaatACTCCGTAAAGAATACCTCTAACGAGAGTGCAGATCGTGAGAAAATCCCGCAGTGAAAAAAACATGCTGAACAATTTCCTGAAGAAACATGCTTACAGACTGTACCTAACTTCTTCTTCTGGCTCAAATATAACTACTCACCCCCTGAGAAACTTCAAGGATGTGAGTATTTTCAGAGGATAGTGCTCCACAGCGCCCCCTGGTGCTTAGGCCTAGCACCAGGGCTAATCTGGAGGAGCCaggtgggaggttggggttggggttCCTGCAGGAGGCAGAAACACTGGAAAACAGGGACCCCACCTAGAGGAAAATGCACTCTCATCCTCAACTGTTGGTTTTGTGATGGGCCCGGTCATTACCAGGTGGCAGGTAAATATCCATTTCTGTGTCAAAGATGTGTCATTAGTTTGAGGGAGATTGTTCCTTCTGAAATAAGTGAGTCAGTCAGTTACAGATGAAGAGGGAACTGTCACTGATTAAATGGTAGAATCAATGGCAAAGTAATTGTGAATCCCCAGGCAGAGGAAATCAGTTTCCACAGATACAAGAACCACAGTTGCAAAAAGTTACTGAACCCGTATTCTGTGTAAGGCCATAAGTATATAACACTGTGGTTACTGTTTTTAGATTAGAAAAAGGGCTTATTTAGTCTTCAAGAATGCTCATGCCAGCCTGAGAGATAGGGATATTAGTAAATAGATGTCAAATGTAAGGGTCACCTGTGTGGTGTTGATTGGATGTGTTCTGAGTTCAGAGGGAGTGGCTGAGGTTGATCAAGAAGGGCGTCCTGGAGAAGGGGGTGTTAAGGCTGGGTTTAAGAGACTACAGAGCTTCTCAGATGAaggctccaggacttccctgtGTGTCTAATggtcctggaggtccagtggttatgcCTCTGCACTTGCAAAGCAGGAGGTACCACTTCAACACCTGGTCATAGAGTCAATATCCTGCATACCATGCAGCAcaggaaaaatatatcaaatgcaGGCACCTCTGTGACCAATGCCACTGAGCTGCACAGTGGTTAGAAAGTGATCTCACGAGATATGTGACCTCCAGAGGGAGGCATGAGTGTGAGAATAGAGGGTAGCCAGTTCTGCACTAACCCACTACCTCCTTTTCCCTGCAGATGTTGTATGTGGGTAACATCACCATTGGAACACCCCCTCAGGAATTCCGGGTTGTCTTTGACACAGGTTCATCTGACTTGTGGGTGCCCTCCATGTTTTGCTCCAGCCAATTCTGTTGTGAGTACAGACACCCCATACCCAGACCATAATTCCGTTGCCCTGCCACCCTGTTTTGCACACTTGGCACCTGATGGCACTTATCTCTTTTGTCTGCAGCTTCACAGGTATTGTTCAGACATCGTGAGTCTTCCACCTTCTGCCCTACCTACAGGAAATTCAGCCTCGAATACAGTGTTGGGAGAATGAGGGGAGTTGTTGTTTATGACACCGTTCGGGTAAGACTGTAACAAATGCTGAGTCAGGACTGGCCATGGAGTGACCACTGCTTCCAAAACAGATGCAGGACCTTATGGCAGGACCCATCCTAGCCTAACTCCTGTAGATATTGGCCATCTTACCCACAGGATCCTGTCCCTGGGGAGGCAGTGCCTGTGGTGACACATGAGCACACAGGTTAGCTAACCCAGAGAGTGGCTTGAGATGGGGACTTGCAGCTTCCCTGACCATGAGCAGTTCGAGGTTCATTTTGCTGGGAGTGAGAAGAGGGGAGACAAGCACCCACTTTTATATTTTCAGACTGTTCCAGGCACTTTCAGGTGATAAGTGGTTTAGTCCTGCAACAACCCCACACAGCAGTTACTCTGATTAGCTAATGAgacatatgagaaaactgaggcgcACACAGCAAGGGCCTTGCTGAGGACACACATGTGGTAAACAGTGGAGCTCAACTGGCTTTTCaggactgaagttgaagttgCTGTGGGGTGTTTGGGGACAGGATAAAACTGATCTGGGGACCGTTGGGGTAGTCAAGGGCTTCAGGTATCCAGACTGGGAAACTGGAGGCCTGAGAAGTTAGGGGGTCTGATAAATGAGTTCTCACTCTAGGGGGCCTTTGAGAGTCCAACAAAACTTATGACCTGCTTCCCCCAAAGTACTTGAGTAgtttccccctctctctttctctctcatacacactcacacaaagacacacatataCCCAAAAGTGAATACTCAGGCAGGAATTTCATAGATCCCTGCAAGAAAGATTGTGTTTTCAGCTTCTGTCTTCCTGGACAGATGCAGAATCCACAGTACCTTACAAGAATGCAGTCCATTCCTGTCATTAGGTCAcagtaatgccaaagaaagggGTGACTTGCTCTCAGCTCCTTTTGTCCACAAGGGGGCACCGATGGGCCCTGACCTGGCTTTTGGTTGCCCTACCTGTACAGAAGCGAGGAGGCCAATTTGACTCACTCAGGTGGTGTTCTTCAGAGaggcagatgttttaaaattcacagcCTCTCACAAATGGAACCCAAATTACCCTCCCAGCTTGGTATAACTGCCTGAGGTCCACCGAACACACAGCCCAGCCTCAATTCCTCCCTGAGGATCTAATGGCAATGCACCCCAGCCTAGTCCTATCCCCAGTTCATGTATCTGTAAGTGGGATCACTCTTCTCTCACACAGATTGGGGACCTTGTAAGTACTGACCAGGCATTTGGTCTAAGCATGGAACATTCCGGGTTTGAGGGAAGGCCTATTGATGGCATCTTGGGCTTGAACTACCCCGACTTATCTTTCACCGGAGACACCCCCATCTTTGACAACCTGATGAATCAAGGTGCCACTTCTGAGCCGGTTTGTGCCTTCTACCTGAGCAAGTAAGTCTGAGATGGACAATCCATTTCTCCAAATTAGCTGTAATTTGCTTTCAGTTGTAGAAAATTTATAGAACACTTGATAAAAAGTATCCTGAGAGATAATCTAATCCAAGATAACTATGGCCCCAGGGCTCTACCTGGCTTCACCACTGGCTTTTATAAATAacgttttattggaacataaccCTGCTCCTATGCTCAAGATCTGTAACTTGGTCTAGGGGGAGGAGTGAGGAGGG
Above is a genomic segment from Cervus elaphus chromosome 2, mCerEla1.1, whole genome shotgun sequence containing:
- the LOC122674315 gene encoding pregnancy-associated glycoprotein 1-like, producing MLQTRTSLSTWSQERSMKLIVLLGLVAFSACIVKIPLTRVQIVRKSRSEKNMLNNFLKKHAYRLYLTSSSGSNITTHPLRNFKDMLYVGNITIGTPPQEFRVVFDTGSSDLWVPSMFCSSQFCSSQVLFRHRESSTFCPTYRKFSLEYSVGRMRGVVVYDTVRIGDLVSTDQAFGLSMEHSGFEGRPIDGILGLNYPDLSFTGDTPIFDNLMNQGATSEPVCAFYLSKSKPEGSVVMFGGVDKSYYQGSLNWVPLIQANDWHVHMDCISINSRVIACNGGCEAFVDTGTSLILGPRRLVDNILRLFGTTKHYVSCSAVNTLPSINCTINGISYPVPAQAYTIKDSSGNCYIGFRENQESTSTETWVLGDVFLRLYFSVFDRGNDRIGLAQAV